The following coding sequences lie in one Miscanthus floridulus cultivar M001 chromosome 9, ASM1932011v1, whole genome shotgun sequence genomic window:
- the LOC136482064 gene encoding pentatricopeptide repeat-containing protein At5g04780, mitochondrial-like isoform X1: protein MASVPSVAVPVVASGFPAAGGADSRRPPLSSVAATDKNSRLLGPRAKYRLAHPFTPTLQNNWNGRSIQAAQNGGTMEAPLRPLDFGEAMDMLREGKTVQSAMYVPLLHGCVETGSLGGARALHGHMVKTGTSVDMFIATSLVNAYMWCGASQDARSLFDQMPEKNVVTWTALITGYTLNSQLVEALEVFVEMLGAGRYPSHYTLGAMLNACSASNNADLGNQVNGYTIKYDALSITSIGNSLCRLYAKSGSLESAMRAFRMVPDKNVITWTTMISACAEDKNYTELGLTLFVDMLMDGVIPNEFTLTSVMSLCGTRLDLNLGKQVQALCFKIGCHTNIPVKNSTMYLYLRKGETEEAMRLFEGMDDVSIITWNAMISGYAQIMETAKDDLHARSRGFEALKIFRNLNRSAMKPDLFTFSSILSVCSVMMALEQGEQIHAQTIKTGFLSDVVVNSALVNMYNKCGCIEDATKAFVEMSTRTLVTWTSMISGYSQHGRPQEAIQLFEDMRFAGVKPNEITFVSVLSACSYAGLVEKAEHYFNMMKEEYKIEPVLDHYGCMIDMFVRLGRLDDAFSFIKRTDFEPNEAIWSSLVAGCRSHGNMELAFYAVDRLLELKPKGVETYVLLLNMYISNGRWHDVARVRKLMKQEDLGILRDRSWITIKDKVYFFRANDKTHELSDELYQLLENLLEKAKTIGFEPYQNAELCDSEDDEKPPTGSVKHHSERLAVALGLIQTPPGATVRVTKNITMCRDCHSSIKFFSLLVNREIVVRDSKRLHKFKDGQCSCGDFGALL from the exons ATGGCCTCCGTGCCCTCCGTCGCCGTCCCCGTCGTCGCCTCGGGCTTCCCGGCTGCCGGCGGGGCTGACTCCAGGAGGCCGCCACTGAGCTCCGTCGCCGCCACCGATAAG AACAGTAGGTTGCTAGGACCGCGGGCGAAGTATCGATTAGCTCACCCATTTACTCCAACTTTGCAGAACAATTGGAATGGCAGGAGCATCCAGGCAGCGCAGAACGGCGGCACCATGGAAGCGCCGCTGCGGCCTCTCGACTTTGGGGAAGCAATGGACATGCTCAGGGAGGGGAAGACGGTGCAGTCGGCGATGTACGTGCCGCTGCTGCACGGGTGCGTCGAGACCGGCAGCCTCGGCGGCGCCAGGGCCTTGCACGGGCACATGGTGAAGACGGGGACCAGCGTGGACATGTTCATCGCCACATCTCTTGTCAATGCCTACATGTGGTGCGGGGCGAGCCAGGACGCGCGTAGCCTGTTCGACCAAATGCCTGAGAAGAATGTTGTGACGTGGACCGCGCTCATCACAGGCTACACTCTGAACTCTCAGCTGGTAGAGGCACTCGAGGTGTTCGTAGAGATGCTGGGGGCCGGGAGGTATCCTTCTCATTACACGCTGGGCGCCATGTTGAATGCATGCTCTGCTTCCAACAATGCTGACCTGGGCAATCAGGTTAACGGATACACGATTAAGTATGATGCCCTGTCCATAACGAGCATAGGGAACTCGCTCTGTCGGTTGTATGCCAAGTCTGGGAGCTTGGAATCTGCCATGAGGGCCTTCCGGATGGTTCCTGACAAGAATGTCATCACATGGACGACGATGATATCTGCCTGTGCTGAAGACAAGAACTATACGGAGCTTGGACTGACTCTGTTCGTTGATATGCTTATGGATGGAGTGATTCCCAATGAGTTTACCTTGACGAGTGTCATGAGCTTGTGTGGTACAAGGCTAGATCTTAACCTAGGAAAGCAAGTCCAAGCCTTGTGCTTCAAAATTGGATGCCACACAAACATTCCAGTAAAGAACTCGACGATGTACCTCTATTTGAGAAAGGGTGAAACTGAGGAGGCCATGCGGTTGTTTGAAGGGATGGATGATGTCAGTATTATCACGTGGAATGCGATGATCTCAGGCTATGCTCAGATCATGGAGACAGCTAAGGATGATCTTCATGCTCGTTCTAGAGGTTTCGAGGCACTCAAGATTTTCCGCAACCTCAACAGGTCTGCAATGAAGCCTGATTTGTTCACCTTCTCAAGCATCCTGTCTGTCTGCAGTGTCATGATGGCCTTAGAGCAGGGTGAGCAAATCCATGCACAGACGATAAAGACTGGTTTCCTGTCAGATGTCGTGGTGAACAGCGCACTGGTAAACATGTATAACAAGTGTGGTTGCATTGAAGATGCAACTAAAGCCTTTGTCGAGATGTCGACACGGACTCTTGTCACATGGACTTCTATGATCTCAGGGTACTCACAGCATGGCCGCCCCCAGGAAGCCATACAACTCTTTGAGGACATGAGATTTGCAGGAgtgaaaccaaatgaaatcaCATTTGTAAGTGTGCTTTCAGCCTGCAGCTATGCTGGTTTAGTTGAGAAGGCTGAGCACTACTTCAACATGATGAAGGAAGAGTACAAAATAGAGCCTGTTTTGGACCACTATGGGTGCATGATTGACATGTTTGTGCGCTTGGGCCGATTGGACGATGCATTTTCCTTCATCAAACGGACGGATTTTGAACCAAATGAAGCCATCTGGTCTAGCTTGGTTGCTGGATGCCGGAGCCATGGAAACATGGAGCTTGCCTTCTATGCAGTTGATAGACTGCTTGAGCTCAAGCCAAAAGGAGTTGAAACCTATGTCTTACTGTTGAACATGTACATTTCTAATGGGAGATGGCATGATGTGGCTAGAGTGCGGAAGCTGATGAAACAGGAAGATCTTGGGATTCTCAGAGACCGCAGCTGGATTACAATCAAAGACAAGGTCTATTTCTTCAGAGCTAATGATAAGACTCACGAACTTAGTGATGAGCTGTATCAACTGCTGGAGAATTTGCTTGAGAAAGCTAAGACCATTGGGTTTGAACCATACCAGAACGCTGAGTTATGTGACAGCGAGGATGACGAGAAGCCTCCTACAGGTTCAGTAAAACACCACAGTGAGAGGTTAGCTGTTGCACTGGGGCTGATCCAAACACCTCCAGGTGCAACAGTTCGCGTCACAAAGAACATTACCATGTGCAGGGACTGCCACAGCTCAATTAAATTTTTTTCATTGCTTGTGAACAGAGAGATTGTTGTTCGGGACAGTAAACGGCTTCACAAGTTCAAGGATGGACAATGCTCTTGTGGAGATTTTGGTGCACTACTGTGA
- the LOC136482064 gene encoding pentatricopeptide repeat-containing protein At5g04780, mitochondrial-like isoform X2, which translates to MASVPSVAVPVVASGFPAAGGADSRRPPLSSVAATDKNNWNGRSIQAAQNGGTMEAPLRPLDFGEAMDMLREGKTVQSAMYVPLLHGCVETGSLGGARALHGHMVKTGTSVDMFIATSLVNAYMWCGASQDARSLFDQMPEKNVVTWTALITGYTLNSQLVEALEVFVEMLGAGRYPSHYTLGAMLNACSASNNADLGNQVNGYTIKYDALSITSIGNSLCRLYAKSGSLESAMRAFRMVPDKNVITWTTMISACAEDKNYTELGLTLFVDMLMDGVIPNEFTLTSVMSLCGTRLDLNLGKQVQALCFKIGCHTNIPVKNSTMYLYLRKGETEEAMRLFEGMDDVSIITWNAMISGYAQIMETAKDDLHARSRGFEALKIFRNLNRSAMKPDLFTFSSILSVCSVMMALEQGEQIHAQTIKTGFLSDVVVNSALVNMYNKCGCIEDATKAFVEMSTRTLVTWTSMISGYSQHGRPQEAIQLFEDMRFAGVKPNEITFVSVLSACSYAGLVEKAEHYFNMMKEEYKIEPVLDHYGCMIDMFVRLGRLDDAFSFIKRTDFEPNEAIWSSLVAGCRSHGNMELAFYAVDRLLELKPKGVETYVLLLNMYISNGRWHDVARVRKLMKQEDLGILRDRSWITIKDKVYFFRANDKTHELSDELYQLLENLLEKAKTIGFEPYQNAELCDSEDDEKPPTGSVKHHSERLAVALGLIQTPPGATVRVTKNITMCRDCHSSIKFFSLLVNREIVVRDSKRLHKFKDGQCSCGDFGALL; encoded by the exons ATGGCCTCCGTGCCCTCCGTCGCCGTCCCCGTCGTCGCCTCGGGCTTCCCGGCTGCCGGCGGGGCTGACTCCAGGAGGCCGCCACTGAGCTCCGTCGCCGCCACCGATAAG AACAATTGGAATGGCAGGAGCATCCAGGCAGCGCAGAACGGCGGCACCATGGAAGCGCCGCTGCGGCCTCTCGACTTTGGGGAAGCAATGGACATGCTCAGGGAGGGGAAGACGGTGCAGTCGGCGATGTACGTGCCGCTGCTGCACGGGTGCGTCGAGACCGGCAGCCTCGGCGGCGCCAGGGCCTTGCACGGGCACATGGTGAAGACGGGGACCAGCGTGGACATGTTCATCGCCACATCTCTTGTCAATGCCTACATGTGGTGCGGGGCGAGCCAGGACGCGCGTAGCCTGTTCGACCAAATGCCTGAGAAGAATGTTGTGACGTGGACCGCGCTCATCACAGGCTACACTCTGAACTCTCAGCTGGTAGAGGCACTCGAGGTGTTCGTAGAGATGCTGGGGGCCGGGAGGTATCCTTCTCATTACACGCTGGGCGCCATGTTGAATGCATGCTCTGCTTCCAACAATGCTGACCTGGGCAATCAGGTTAACGGATACACGATTAAGTATGATGCCCTGTCCATAACGAGCATAGGGAACTCGCTCTGTCGGTTGTATGCCAAGTCTGGGAGCTTGGAATCTGCCATGAGGGCCTTCCGGATGGTTCCTGACAAGAATGTCATCACATGGACGACGATGATATCTGCCTGTGCTGAAGACAAGAACTATACGGAGCTTGGACTGACTCTGTTCGTTGATATGCTTATGGATGGAGTGATTCCCAATGAGTTTACCTTGACGAGTGTCATGAGCTTGTGTGGTACAAGGCTAGATCTTAACCTAGGAAAGCAAGTCCAAGCCTTGTGCTTCAAAATTGGATGCCACACAAACATTCCAGTAAAGAACTCGACGATGTACCTCTATTTGAGAAAGGGTGAAACTGAGGAGGCCATGCGGTTGTTTGAAGGGATGGATGATGTCAGTATTATCACGTGGAATGCGATGATCTCAGGCTATGCTCAGATCATGGAGACAGCTAAGGATGATCTTCATGCTCGTTCTAGAGGTTTCGAGGCACTCAAGATTTTCCGCAACCTCAACAGGTCTGCAATGAAGCCTGATTTGTTCACCTTCTCAAGCATCCTGTCTGTCTGCAGTGTCATGATGGCCTTAGAGCAGGGTGAGCAAATCCATGCACAGACGATAAAGACTGGTTTCCTGTCAGATGTCGTGGTGAACAGCGCACTGGTAAACATGTATAACAAGTGTGGTTGCATTGAAGATGCAACTAAAGCCTTTGTCGAGATGTCGACACGGACTCTTGTCACATGGACTTCTATGATCTCAGGGTACTCACAGCATGGCCGCCCCCAGGAAGCCATACAACTCTTTGAGGACATGAGATTTGCAGGAgtgaaaccaaatgaaatcaCATTTGTAAGTGTGCTTTCAGCCTGCAGCTATGCTGGTTTAGTTGAGAAGGCTGAGCACTACTTCAACATGATGAAGGAAGAGTACAAAATAGAGCCTGTTTTGGACCACTATGGGTGCATGATTGACATGTTTGTGCGCTTGGGCCGATTGGACGATGCATTTTCCTTCATCAAACGGACGGATTTTGAACCAAATGAAGCCATCTGGTCTAGCTTGGTTGCTGGATGCCGGAGCCATGGAAACATGGAGCTTGCCTTCTATGCAGTTGATAGACTGCTTGAGCTCAAGCCAAAAGGAGTTGAAACCTATGTCTTACTGTTGAACATGTACATTTCTAATGGGAGATGGCATGATGTGGCTAGAGTGCGGAAGCTGATGAAACAGGAAGATCTTGGGATTCTCAGAGACCGCAGCTGGATTACAATCAAAGACAAGGTCTATTTCTTCAGAGCTAATGATAAGACTCACGAACTTAGTGATGAGCTGTATCAACTGCTGGAGAATTTGCTTGAGAAAGCTAAGACCATTGGGTTTGAACCATACCAGAACGCTGAGTTATGTGACAGCGAGGATGACGAGAAGCCTCCTACAGGTTCAGTAAAACACCACAGTGAGAGGTTAGCTGTTGCACTGGGGCTGATCCAAACACCTCCAGGTGCAACAGTTCGCGTCACAAAGAACATTACCATGTGCAGGGACTGCCACAGCTCAATTAAATTTTTTTCATTGCTTGTGAACAGAGAGATTGTTGTTCGGGACAGTAAACGGCTTCACAAGTTCAAGGATGGACAATGCTCTTGTGGAGATTTTGGTGCACTACTGTGA